In the genome of Granulibacter bethesdensis CGDNIH1, one region contains:
- a CDS encoding DUF3309 family protein, which produces MSTILLIILILLLVGALPTWGYSSGWGYFPSGGLGLVLLVVIILLLMGRI; this is translated from the coding sequence ATGAGCACCATTCTCCTCATCATCCTGATCCTGCTTCTCGTCGGTGCGCTGCCGACATGGGGCTACAGCTCCGGCTGGGGTTACTTCCCTTCCGGAGGACTGGGGTTGGTGCTGCTGGTTGTCATTATCCTGCTGCTGATGGGCCGGATCTGA
- a CDS encoding S-methyl-5'-thioadenosine phosphorylase — translation MAERIQPVIGIIGGSGLYDIDGLENKEWRRVETPWGLPSDDLLFGTLDGVQCVFLPRHGRGHRLSPSHLNYRANIDAMKRAGCTDILSLSAVGSLKKKLPPGHFVIVDQFIDRSFAREKSFFGDGCVAHVSVADPVCPRIGDVVEQAAKRLSLPYARGGTYLVMEGPQFSTRAESELYRSWGCSVIGMTNMPEAKLAREAEMCYATVAMVTDYDCWHEDHDHVTVDAVIRVLRGNAEKARALVQAVVPVLGQERGPCEAGCDRALDFAITTPEDHRDPALMAKLDAVAGRMLRAA, via the coding sequence ATGGCAGAGCGTATTCAGCCGGTTATCGGCATCATCGGCGGCTCCGGGCTGTATGACATTGACGGTCTGGAGAACAAGGAATGGCGCCGGGTGGAGACCCCCTGGGGGCTGCCTTCGGATGATCTTCTGTTCGGCACTCTGGATGGCGTGCAATGCGTGTTCCTGCCCCGTCATGGCCGCGGGCATCGCCTCTCGCCGAGCCATCTGAACTACCGTGCCAATATAGATGCGATGAAGCGCGCCGGTTGTACCGATATTCTGTCTCTGTCCGCGGTCGGGAGCCTGAAAAAGAAGCTGCCGCCCGGACATTTTGTGATCGTCGATCAATTCATTGATCGCAGCTTTGCCCGTGAAAAAAGCTTTTTCGGTGATGGCTGTGTGGCCCATGTCTCTGTGGCTGATCCGGTCTGCCCGCGTATCGGCGATGTGGTGGAGCAGGCGGCAAAGCGCCTTTCGCTGCCTTATGCGCGTGGCGGCACCTATCTGGTCATGGAAGGGCCGCAATTCTCTACGCGGGCAGAGAGCGAGCTGTACCGGTCCTGGGGATGCAGCGTGATCGGCATGACCAACATGCCGGAAGCCAAACTCGCCCGTGAGGCGGAGATGTGTTACGCCACTGTCGCGATGGTGACCGATTATGATTGCTGGCATGAGGATCATGATCATGTCACGGTCGATGCGGTGATCCGTGTTCTGCGCGGCAATGCCGAAAAGGCGCGTGCGCTGGTGCAGGCGGTGGTGCCGGTGCTGGGGCAGGAGCGTGGGCCGTGTGAAGCCGGATGTGACCGTGCGCTGGATTTCGCGATCACCACACCGGAAGATCATCGGGATCCCGCCCTGATGGCAAAGCTGGATGCCGTCGCGGGTCGCATGCTCCGCGCTGCCTGA